The Coleofasciculaceae cyanobacterium genome window below encodes:
- a CDS encoding AMP-binding protein encodes MNTDKSAIANHAQDIAFDYIDLESMPEIWPIAADQFGDTIALQDSHAQPEVAINYRDLYAQIQQFASGLQASGVQVQDKVALFADNSPRWLIADQGIMTSGAVDVVRSSGAEQQELAYILENSDSTALVVENFKTLNKLISELANLPIKLIVLLSDETPPEATSIKTINFKQLMELGQNHQLQPVSQNRDTLATLLYTSGTTGKPKGVMLSHGNLLHQVNYVKTVFQPQPGDIILSILPSWHAYERAAEYFFLAHGATQVYTTIRYFKQDLKKFQPIYMVGVPRLWESLYEGVQKLLSGQSASQQKLVKFFLKQSEAYIMAQRIGNNISLEHFNASPRARAIAKLKAASLYPVHALADKLVYRKIRDGVGNIKAVCSGGGSLAKYLDDFYQTVNIDVFVGYGLTETSPITNARTPKHNVRGSAGQPLPETEIKIVDPQTRQELAQGQRGLVLIRGSQVMQGYYKNSEATAKAIDEQGWFDSGDLGWLTPYGDLVLTGRAKDTIVLTNGENIEPQPIEDACVRSVYIDQIILVGQDRRAIGALIVPNLENLQQWVTEQNLNLKLPELNSSTEAVAQSDLNDQAIINLYRNELSREVKNRPGYRADDRIAYFRFITEAFSQENGTMTQTFKIKRPQVTDKYQAVIDQMFSD; translated from the coding sequence ATGAATACAGATAAGAGTGCGATCGCCAACCACGCCCAAGACATTGCTTTTGACTATATTGATCTGGAGTCTATGCCTGAAATCTGGCCGATAGCTGCTGACCAATTTGGGGACACCATTGCTTTACAAGATTCTCATGCCCAACCAGAAGTAGCCATTAACTATCGAGACTTATACGCTCAAATTCAACAGTTTGCCTCTGGGTTACAGGCTTCAGGAGTTCAGGTTCAGGATAAGGTGGCGTTGTTTGCCGATAACAGTCCTCGTTGGTTGATTGCCGATCAAGGCATTATGACCTCAGGTGCAGTAGATGTGGTACGTTCTTCGGGAGCAGAACAGCAAGAATTAGCTTACATTCTCGAAAATAGTGACAGCACGGCTTTGGTAGTGGAAAATTTTAAAACTTTAAATAAATTAATCTCTGAACTAGCTAATCTGCCTATTAAACTAATAGTTCTGTTGAGCGACGAGACACCCCCTGAAGCTACCTCAATTAAAACAATTAACTTTAAACAGTTAATGGAGTTGGGGCAAAACCATCAGCTACAGCCTGTGTCTCAAAATAGAGATACCTTAGCTACTTTACTCTATACTTCTGGAACTACAGGAAAACCGAAGGGAGTAATGCTGAGTCATGGTAATTTGTTACATCAGGTAAATTACGTCAAAACAGTTTTTCAGCCCCAACCTGGGGATATAATCCTGTCAATTCTGCCTAGCTGGCACGCTTATGAACGGGCTGCGGAATATTTTTTCTTGGCTCACGGAGCAACTCAGGTATATACGACCATTCGCTATTTTAAACAGGATTTAAAAAAGTTTCAGCCTATTTATATGGTTGGCGTGCCTCGCCTTTGGGAATCTCTTTATGAAGGGGTGCAAAAGCTGTTAAGTGGACAGTCTGCATCCCAGCAAAAGCTAGTCAAGTTTTTTCTCAAGCAGTCTGAGGCTTATATCATGGCGCAGCGCATTGGCAATAATATCAGTTTAGAACATTTTAATGCTTCGCCTAGAGCAAGAGCGATCGCCAAGCTCAAAGCAGCTTCTCTTTATCCAGTTCATGCCCTGGCAGACAAGCTAGTATACCGTAAAATCCGTGATGGGGTAGGTAATATCAAAGCTGTATGTAGCGGAGGGGGTTCCCTAGCTAAATATCTCGACGATTTTTATCAAACCGTTAACATCGATGTCTTTGTCGGTTATGGACTAACAGAAACTTCTCCAATCACCAATGCTCGTACTCCCAAACACAACGTTCGAGGCTCGGCAGGACAGCCGCTACCAGAAACCGAAATTAAAATTGTCGATCCGCAAACTCGTCAAGAACTAGCTCAAGGGCAACGAGGACTAGTTTTAATTCGCGGTAGTCAGGTAATGCAAGGCTATTATAAAAACTCTGAAGCCACCGCTAAGGCTATTGACGAGCAGGGTTGGTTTGACAGTGGTGATTTAGGCTGGTTGACCCCATACGGCGATCTAGTTCTAACAGGAAGAGCCAAAGATACGATAGTTTTAACCAATGGCGAAAATATCGAACCTCAGCCGATTGAAGATGCCTGTGTGCGTAGCGTCTATATCGACCAAATTATCCTAGTAGGACAGGATCGGCGAGCTATAGGGGCATTGATTGTACCTAACTTAGAAAATCTACAGCAATGGGTTACAGAGCAAAATCTAAATCTTAAGCTACCTGAACTTAATAGCTCGACAGAAGCAGTCGCTCAAAGCGATCTCAATGACCAGGCAATAATTAATTTATATCGCAATGAACTCAGTCGTGAGGTAAAAAATCGTCCTGGCTATCGTGCAGACGATCGCATTGCCTATTTTCGCTTCATTACAGAAGCATTTTCTCAAGAAAACGGTACGATGACTCAAACTTTTAAAATCAAGCGTCCTCAGGTTACAGATAAGTATCAAGCTGTGATCGACCAAATGTTTTCAGACTAA